In a single window of the Nocardioides sp. L-11A genome:
- a CDS encoding Uma2 family endonuclease encodes MTPVRPPVVEHGDVIVRDGPFTVAERDAIPENGYRHELLDGMLLMSPAPRPRHQDVVRELLLLLAAAVPRELKVYPAPFDVRIGQRSAIEPDVVVVRRSDVTEQGVLVAPLLAVEVHSPSTKAFDLGPKMEILAAAGCPSYWTIDPEQPELTVWTLRDSRYAETARVAAQESWTATEPFAVTITPVELLDL; translated from the coding sequence ATGACACCGGTCCGACCACCTGTCGTCGAGCACGGCGACGTGATCGTGCGCGACGGACCGTTCACGGTCGCGGAGCGGGACGCGATCCCCGAGAACGGCTACCGACATGAGCTGCTCGACGGGATGCTGCTGATGTCACCGGCACCGCGACCGCGCCACCAGGACGTCGTTCGCGAGTTGCTCCTGCTGCTGGCGGCCGCCGTGCCGCGCGAGCTGAAGGTCTACCCGGCACCGTTCGACGTCCGCATCGGCCAGCGCAGCGCCATCGAACCGGACGTCGTGGTCGTCCGGCGTTCCGACGTCACCGAGCAGGGCGTCCTGGTGGCGCCGCTTCTTGCGGTCGAGGTCCACTCGCCCTCGACCAAGGCCTTCGACCTCGGGCCCAAGATGGAGATCCTTGCGGCGGCCGGGTGCCCGTCGTACTGGACGATCGACCCGGAGCAGCCCGAGCTGACGGTGTGGACGCTACGCGACAGCCGGTACGCCGAAACGGCTCGCGTGGCCGCCCAGGAGTCCTGGACGGCCACGGAGCCGTTCGCGGTGACGATCACGCCGGTCGAGCTGCTCGACCTCTGA
- a CDS encoding ABC transporter permease, translating into MTIEIAPHATAPAAGRRTRVASRPVGIVSDIANVLVRELQPVLRQPASVLFAMVQPLVFLGLFAPLLPDTGTGSALQWFVPGIVSMTALMSASFTGANLSEEIISGSFERLLVSPVRRSSLLIGKALREMVPLLLQTLIIVAVVTPFGFDLHLDGVVVGVLLLVPFSVGLGALSLALAVAAKEQSWVFWTVQQTVIFPLVLLAGVLLPLDGAPGWLRTAADLNPLSYIVDAERALFAGSFPAETIVSGLTASLVVGALGLWVGVRRMNRAA; encoded by the coding sequence ATGACCATCGAGATCGCCCCCCACGCGACGGCGCCGGCCGCCGGTCGTCGTACCCGCGTCGCGTCCCGGCCCGTCGGCATCGTCTCCGACATCGCGAACGTGCTCGTCCGCGAGCTGCAGCCGGTTCTCCGCCAGCCCGCGTCGGTGCTGTTCGCGATGGTGCAGCCGCTGGTCTTCCTCGGCCTGTTCGCGCCCCTGCTCCCCGACACCGGGACCGGTTCCGCGCTCCAGTGGTTCGTGCCGGGCATCGTGTCGATGACCGCGCTGATGAGCGCGTCCTTCACCGGTGCCAACCTGTCGGAGGAGATCATCAGCGGCTCCTTCGAGCGGCTGCTCGTCTCACCGGTGCGGCGCTCGTCGCTGCTGATCGGCAAGGCACTGCGCGAGATGGTGCCGCTGCTGTTGCAGACGCTCATCATCGTGGCGGTCGTGACGCCGTTCGGCTTCGACCTGCACCTCGACGGCGTCGTCGTCGGCGTGCTGCTGCTCGTGCCGTTCAGCGTCGGCCTCGGCGCGCTCAGCCTCGCCCTCGCCGTCGCGGCGAAGGAGCAGTCCTGGGTGTTCTGGACCGTCCAGCAGACCGTGATCTTCCCGCTGGTGCTGCTCGCGGGCGTGCTGCTGCCCCTCGACGGCGCCCCCGGCTGGCTGCGGACCGCGGCCGACCTGAACCCGCTCAGCTATATCGTCGACGCGGAGCGCGCGCTGTTCGCCGGGTCCTTCCCGGCCGAGACCATCGTGTCCGGCCTGACCGCGTCGCTGGTCGTCGGTGCGCTCGGGCTGTGGGTCGGCGTGCGCCGGATGAACCGGGCCGCCTGA
- a CDS encoding YafY family protein, whose amino-acid sequence MSTSARMLRLLSLLQTHRFWTGGDLAERLEVSDRTLRRDVERLRDLGYDVDAVRGAAGGYQLRAGGAMAPLLLDDDEAVAVAVGLRAAANGGVPGFEDTTLQALTKVIALMPPRLRRRMGALQTQTEGLPWAGGPVLDPTVLTTLAQACRDDEVVTFSYTAYDGTGSTRRVEPHRLVNLGRRWYLVAHDRERQDWRSFRVDRVAGVPATTGQRFRPREIPGGDAARYVSRGLRDRPQRHHVSVLVRAPADEVAAVIGRWGSVEAQGDQACRMTMNTDTLDWPVLVLANLDHEFEVEEPAELTQLLGRLARRFASASASS is encoded by the coding sequence ATGAGCACGAGTGCCCGGATGCTGCGCCTCCTCTCCCTCCTGCAGACCCACCGGTTCTGGACCGGCGGCGACCTCGCCGAGCGCCTCGAGGTCAGCGACCGGACCCTGCGCCGCGACGTCGAGCGGCTGCGCGACCTCGGGTACGACGTCGACGCGGTCCGCGGGGCGGCCGGCGGCTACCAGCTGCGGGCGGGCGGGGCGATGGCGCCACTGCTGCTCGACGACGACGAGGCGGTCGCCGTCGCGGTCGGGCTGCGCGCCGCGGCCAACGGCGGGGTCCCCGGCTTCGAGGACACCACGCTGCAGGCGCTGACCAAGGTGATCGCGCTGATGCCGCCGCGGCTGCGCCGCCGGATGGGCGCCCTGCAGACCCAGACCGAGGGCCTGCCCTGGGCCGGCGGACCCGTACTCGACCCCACCGTGCTCACCACCCTCGCCCAGGCCTGCCGCGACGACGAGGTGGTCACCTTCTCCTACACGGCCTACGACGGCACGGGCTCCACGCGCCGGGTCGAGCCGCACCGGCTGGTCAACCTGGGCCGGCGCTGGTACCTCGTCGCCCACGATCGCGAGCGCCAGGACTGGCGCTCGTTCCGGGTCGACCGGGTCGCCGGCGTACCGGCCACGACCGGACAGCGGTTCCGGCCGCGCGAGATCCCCGGCGGGGACGCGGCCCGGTACGTCAGCCGCGGTCTGCGCGACCGGCCGCAGCGCCACCACGTCAGCGTCCTGGTCCGGGCCCCCGCCGACGAGGTCGCTGCGGTGATCGGTCGCTGGGGCAGCGTCGAGGCGCAGGGCGACCAGGCCTGCCGGATGACGATGAACACCGACACCCTGGACTGGCCGGTCCTCGTGCTGGCCAACCTCGACCACGAGTTCGAGGTGGAGGAGCCGGCCGAGCTCACCCAGCTGCTCGGCCGGCTCGCGCGCCGCTTCGCTAGCGCCTCCGCTTCTTCTTGA
- a CDS encoding HtaA domain-containing protein, which translates to MKRVVLPLLSLALALAGAALVAPASPARAASTDITAGTVSWGIKASWRSYIGAHNTTTGGGATVSGVTGNVADGFDFPVTTGSYDDATRTTTLQLAGWVRFQAYRDDAGRYALDSTFTDLELRIGPDAQEIRGTYVGYSRDDPGGAMEEYVDVVLATLDPAGAAGTSFEADRTAWDAIPSQGGDGQALYAPGTTFDPVSVDYPGPGGMPDLAERFAEPGVPVLTEGARWLSGSAVSGGNNASRSLEISARGDLVYAVQFDAAHGAQNLIFTALDAQELTPVGTPYTHPMVATGSAGRFLRTAIDPVTDTIFFVTAKDGTAQNEVTLRTVRFDRENGTFDAGVVGAIATSTSPGAGNLTWNGASGELGVLVSSASTATEQNPYFLVRVRPAGDGWAVSRAPVEWPASGDFPGGWDLSRTTTASSSNDTSATLAPLGDGSYVVATSATSVRVDGVNHYAPAFRLLPTGDSTVEASGIDDTAAKPFDETGAVHYGWTAATAGPDGSVYLHGLNQRLDDYQRVDVEGGAAIARPATEGEPIPLYLEYGIRTSRTAEMLAYDAERGFLWASDDSDTAGRTLKLVDDSGTLAGYRIAEFSRGGGGAMVIRTGVDGSVYVPIQSAANPREFGYRRMVLEGIAPKVTTQPEDVTVQLAPGEATRPVVLTAAIDASLGGELQWQARRPGESRFRDVPGATAATLQVDATPATGGTTYRLKVANDAGVVVSDEAGLEVTYAPRFGLDARDRTVTEGGDVTFVVDAQASPPLTALTWQRRVGGYWQPIPDDDDNVVVETADGVSSLTVVGTNVDQSGSLFRAKAVNPVGTTYSAAARLTVNAKRGVPAAGLTLDGVTLEWSGSEELQSAPPFGGSNYLSAGVSAGDEASYRAAEGDVAVVHRAADGTETAARWATRAAPAGGDVDQLVRLSGGHAQLAADGSGRVRWEGTFSVNFYGGLVPFWLTDPELVVAADGTGTLVADIDGYGSSMANPEQRTPLDAVADVPVATFSAVELDPAGEITVTPAYAGVEVDLPAEVTQQNRTAEGWGAWPQAFVDVHLATGLSSYWYSSGGAADGKKPPAPFSVDFTDAEVVAPGPGPTGPPAEVAKVVPTLALAVGRARVGKKAAARVTVTLPPGSAAYSGQVVILAGDRILGVRRASVASGGTVSIKLGKGVLRRLGAGRHFLTAAVRATATTLAATSDVVAVKVKKKRRR; encoded by the coding sequence ATGAAACGCGTCGTCCTGCCCCTGCTCTCCCTCGCCCTGGCGCTCGCCGGGGCTGCCCTCGTCGCACCGGCATCGCCGGCCCGCGCCGCGTCCACCGACATCACCGCCGGCACCGTGAGCTGGGGGATCAAGGCCTCCTGGCGCAGCTACATCGGCGCGCACAACACGACCACCGGCGGCGGTGCCACGGTCAGCGGAGTGACCGGCAACGTCGCGGACGGGTTCGACTTCCCGGTCACCACCGGCAGCTACGACGACGCCACCCGCACCACGACACTGCAGCTCGCGGGCTGGGTGCGCTTCCAGGCCTATCGGGACGACGCGGGACGCTACGCCCTGGACTCGACCTTCACGGACCTGGAGCTGCGGATCGGTCCGGATGCCCAGGAGATCCGCGGCACCTACGTCGGCTACAGCCGCGACGATCCGGGCGGCGCGATGGAGGAATACGTCGACGTGGTGCTCGCCACGCTCGACCCGGCCGGTGCCGCCGGCACCAGCTTCGAGGCCGATCGCACGGCGTGGGACGCGATCCCGAGCCAGGGCGGCGACGGACAGGCGCTCTACGCTCCGGGCACCACGTTCGACCCCGTCTCCGTCGACTACCCAGGCCCCGGTGGCATGCCCGACCTCGCCGAGCGCTTCGCTGAGCCGGGTGTTCCGGTGCTGACCGAAGGCGCCCGCTGGCTGAGCGGCAGTGCCGTGAGCGGCGGCAACAACGCGTCGCGCTCCCTGGAGATCTCGGCGCGGGGCGACCTCGTCTATGCGGTCCAGTTCGACGCCGCACACGGCGCGCAGAACCTGATCTTCACCGCACTCGACGCGCAGGAGCTGACCCCTGTCGGCACGCCGTACACCCATCCGATGGTGGCCACGGGAAGCGCGGGGCGGTTCCTGCGTACCGCGATCGACCCCGTGACCGACACGATCTTCTTCGTCACGGCCAAGGACGGCACGGCCCAGAACGAGGTGACGCTGCGCACCGTCCGCTTCGACCGCGAGAACGGGACCTTCGACGCGGGCGTGGTCGGCGCCATCGCGACCTCGACCTCTCCGGGCGCCGGCAACCTGACCTGGAACGGGGCGTCCGGCGAGCTCGGCGTGCTGGTGTCGAGCGCCTCCACCGCGACCGAGCAGAACCCCTACTTCCTGGTCCGCGTACGACCGGCCGGCGATGGGTGGGCCGTGAGCCGGGCTCCCGTCGAGTGGCCGGCCAGCGGCGACTTCCCCGGTGGCTGGGACCTGTCGCGCACCACGACGGCCAGCTCGTCCAATGACACGTCCGCGACACTGGCGCCGCTGGGCGACGGGTCCTATGTCGTCGCTACGAGTGCCACCAGCGTCCGGGTCGACGGCGTCAACCACTACGCGCCGGCGTTCCGGCTGCTGCCGACCGGCGACAGCACCGTCGAGGCCTCCGGGATCGACGACACGGCAGCGAAGCCCTTCGACGAGACGGGCGCGGTCCACTACGGCTGGACCGCGGCGACGGCAGGGCCGGACGGCTCGGTCTATCTGCACGGACTCAACCAGCGACTCGACGACTACCAGCGCGTCGACGTCGAGGGCGGTGCGGCCATCGCGCGACCGGCGACCGAGGGTGAGCCGATCCCGCTCTACCTGGAGTACGGGATCCGCACCTCCCGCACCGCCGAGATGCTCGCGTACGACGCCGAGCGCGGATTCCTCTGGGCCAGTGACGACTCGGACACGGCCGGCCGGACCCTCAAGCTGGTGGACGACTCCGGCACCCTGGCCGGCTACCGGATCGCGGAGTTCTCGCGCGGGGGCGGCGGAGCGATGGTGATCAGGACGGGGGTCGACGGCTCCGTCTATGTTCCGATCCAGTCCGCTGCGAACCCGCGCGAGTTCGGCTACCGCCGGATGGTCCTCGAGGGCATCGCTCCGAAGGTCACGACGCAGCCCGAGGACGTCACCGTCCAGTTGGCGCCGGGGGAGGCCACGCGGCCGGTGGTCCTGACCGCCGCGATCGACGCCTCGCTCGGGGGCGAGCTCCAGTGGCAGGCGCGCCGGCCGGGGGAGTCGCGGTTCCGCGACGTTCCGGGCGCGACCGCGGCCACCCTGCAGGTCGACGCGACGCCGGCCACCGGCGGCACGACCTATCGTCTGAAGGTGGCCAACGACGCCGGCGTCGTGGTCTCCGACGAGGCCGGCCTGGAGGTGACCTACGCTCCCCGCTTCGGCCTCGACGCCCGCGACCGTACCGTCACCGAGGGCGGCGACGTGACCTTCGTCGTCGATGCCCAGGCCAGCCCGCCGCTCACCGCGCTGACCTGGCAGCGCCGGGTCGGCGGCTACTGGCAGCCCATCCCGGACGACGACGACAACGTGGTCGTCGAGACCGCGGACGGCGTCTCGTCGCTCACCGTCGTCGGCACCAATGTCGACCAGTCCGGCTCGCTCTTCCGGGCCAAGGCCGTCAACCCGGTCGGTACGACGTACTCGGCCGCCGCCCGGTTGACCGTCAACGCCAAGCGCGGCGTGCCGGCCGCCGGACTCACGCTCGACGGGGTCACGCTGGAGTGGTCGGGCAGCGAGGAGCTGCAGTCGGCGCCGCCGTTCGGCGGCTCCAACTACCTCTCCGCCGGCGTCTCCGCCGGTGACGAGGCCAGCTACCGCGCCGCCGAGGGTGACGTCGCGGTCGTCCACCGGGCGGCCGACGGCACCGAGACCGCGGCGAGGTGGGCGACCCGGGCGGCACCCGCCGGTGGCGACGTCGACCAGCTGGTCCGGCTCTCCGGCGGACACGCGCAGCTCGCCGCCGACGGGTCCGGCCGGGTGCGCTGGGAGGGGACCTTCAGCGTCAACTTCTACGGCGGGCTGGTGCCCTTCTGGCTGACCGACCCCGAGCTGGTCGTGGCCGCCGACGGCACGGGGACCCTCGTCGCCGACATCGACGGCTACGGCTCGAGCATGGCGAACCCGGAGCAGCGCACGCCGCTCGACGCGGTCGCCGACGTACCTGTCGCGACCTTCTCAGCGGTCGAGCTCGACCCGGCCGGCGAGATCACCGTGACGCCCGCGTACGCCGGGGTCGAGGTCGACCTGCCCGCCGAGGTGACGCAGCAGAATCGCACCGCCGAAGGCTGGGGGGCGTGGCCGCAGGCGTTCGTCGACGTCCACCTCGCGACCGGACTGTCCTCCTACTGGTACTCCTCGGGCGGCGCCGCCGACGGCAAGAAGCCGCCGGCCCCCTTCTCCGTCGACTTCACCGACGCCGAGGTGGTGGCGCCCGGGCCCGGCCCGACCGGGCCGCCGGCCGAGGTGGCGAAGGTCGTCCCGACGCTGGCGCTCGCCGTGGGCAGGGCCCGGGTCGGGAAGAAGGCCGCGGCGCGGGTCACGGTCACCCTGCCGCCGGGCAGCGCGGCCTACTCGGGGCAGGTGGTGATCCTGGCCGGCGACCGGATCCTCGGTGTCCGGCGGGCCTCGGTCGCCTCGGGCGGGACGGTGTCGATCAAGCTCGGCAAGGGGGTGCTGCGCCGACTCGGCGCCGGCCGGCACTTCCTGACCGCCGCGGTGCGTGCGACGGCCACGACCCTCGCCGCGACGAGCGACGTCGTGGCGGTGAAGGTCAAGAAGAAGCGGAGGCGCTAG
- a CDS encoding heme ABC transporter ATP-binding protein: MRHHTHDHPHDRHQAAGSAALTASGITLSFGRRPILDAVDLQVHRREVLALVGPNGAGKSTLLSVLAGDLTPDQGEVTLEGRSLAEWKLREMSRRRAVLTQEHRISFPFPAVDVVRMGRAPWRGTDAEDDDDRVVAESMATADIEHLAGQPFGLLSGGEKGRTSFARVLAQRTGVLLLDEPTAALDIGHQETVLAHARAQAAAGAAVVVVLHDLSLAAAWSDRVALLHHGRVTAEGAPREVFTAPLLSLVYDHPIDVLTHPGTGDLLVLPDRRSLMSREETA, from the coding sequence ATGAGGCACCACACCCATGACCACCCCCACGACCGCCACCAGGCCGCCGGCAGTGCCGCGCTCACCGCCTCCGGCATCACGCTGAGCTTCGGGCGCCGCCCGATCCTCGACGCGGTGGACCTCCAGGTCCACCGGCGCGAGGTGCTGGCCCTGGTCGGGCCCAACGGCGCCGGGAAGTCCACGCTGCTCTCGGTCCTCGCCGGCGATCTCACCCCCGACCAGGGCGAGGTGACCCTCGAGGGCCGCTCGCTCGCGGAGTGGAAGCTGCGCGAGATGTCGCGCCGCCGCGCGGTGCTCACCCAGGAGCACCGGATCTCGTTCCCCTTCCCGGCCGTCGACGTCGTCCGGATGGGACGGGCGCCCTGGCGTGGCACCGACGCGGAGGACGACGACGACCGCGTGGTCGCCGAGTCGATGGCCACGGCCGACATCGAGCACCTCGCCGGCCAGCCGTTCGGACTGCTCTCCGGCGGGGAGAAGGGCCGCACCTCCTTCGCCCGGGTGCTGGCCCAGCGCACCGGCGTCCTGCTGCTCGACGAGCCCACGGCGGCCCTCGACATCGGGCACCAGGAGACGGTCCTGGCCCACGCGCGGGCCCAGGCCGCCGCGGGCGCCGCCGTGGTCGTGGTCCTCCACGACCTCAGCCTGGCCGCCGCCTGGTCCGATCGGGTCGCGCTCCTGCACCACGGCCGGGTCACCGCGGAGGGTGCGCCGCGCGAGGTGTTCACCGCTCCCCTGCTGAGCCTCGTCTACGACCACCCGATCGACGTCCTCACCCACCCCGGCACCGGCGACCTGCTGGTGCTTCCCGACCGGCGCTCGCTCATGTCCCGGGAGGAGACCGCATGA
- a CDS encoding ATP-binding cassette domain-containing protein, translating to MEIDTTHRTAGPVIRTTGLTRHFTRNKQTIEAVRGLDLEVTAGELVAFLGPNGAGKSTTLRMLTTLIAPTAGTAEVAGHDVVHDRAAVRRAIGYVGQGNAAGHQFRGRDEIMCQARAHGLSRRDARARTEELLEAFDLTEHADRPVAQLSGGQRRRLDVAIGLVQEPPILFLDEPSTGLDPQNRVNLQEQIRRLNAELGTTIVLTTHYLEEADALAGRVIVIDHGEVIADDTASALKSALGDLVAMDFASAGDARAAAGRADRIDGAQITVTGAHVEVRAAFGRAAAPALVADLAAAGTPVSRIEVVGPTLDDVFLNLTGRSLRETSTTPSQPTEGAAA from the coding sequence ATGGAGATCGACACCACCCACCGCACAGCGGGCCCGGTGATCCGCACGACCGGACTCACTCGCCACTTCACGCGCAACAAGCAGACGATCGAGGCCGTCCGCGGGCTCGACCTGGAGGTGACGGCCGGCGAGCTGGTCGCCTTCCTCGGCCCCAACGGCGCCGGCAAGTCCACGACCCTGCGGATGCTCACGACGCTGATCGCGCCGACCGCCGGCACGGCCGAGGTCGCCGGGCACGACGTGGTCCACGACCGGGCCGCCGTCCGCCGCGCGATCGGGTACGTCGGCCAGGGCAATGCCGCGGGCCACCAGTTCCGCGGGCGCGACGAGATCATGTGTCAGGCCCGCGCGCACGGCCTCTCGCGACGTGACGCCCGCGCCCGGACCGAGGAGCTGCTCGAGGCCTTCGACCTCACCGAGCACGCCGACCGCCCGGTCGCCCAGCTCTCCGGTGGCCAGCGGCGCCGGCTCGACGTGGCGATCGGGCTGGTCCAGGAGCCGCCGATCCTGTTCCTCGACGAGCCCTCGACCGGCCTCGACCCACAGAACCGGGTCAACCTGCAGGAGCAGATCCGCCGGCTCAACGCCGAGCTCGGCACGACGATCGTGCTGACGACGCACTACCTCGAGGAGGCCGACGCCCTGGCCGGCCGGGTGATCGTGATCGACCACGGCGAGGTCATCGCCGACGACACGGCCTCCGCGCTCAAGTCGGCACTCGGCGACCTGGTCGCCATGGACTTCGCCTCCGCCGGCGACGCGCGGGCCGCGGCCGGGCGCGCCGACCGGATCGACGGCGCCCAGATCACCGTCACCGGAGCACACGTCGAGGTGCGGGCGGCGTTCGGTCGCGCGGCGGCCCCGGCGCTGGTCGCCGACCTCGCCGCGGCCGGTACGCCGGTCAGCCGGATCGAGGTGGTCGGCCCGACCCTCGACGACGTCTTCCTCAACCTGACCGGGCGCAGCCTGCGCGAGACCTCCACCACCCCGTCCCAGCCCACCGAAGGAGCGGCAGCATGA
- a CDS encoding ABC transporter substrate-binding protein, translating into MVARTSRPLRTLTLAVVALTLTACGAVIDGKEGHGADQPGTTVPSIADVTALDDPRSWQGAVDINLPDPEIRPVDEDPTPTLPATVTDAQGTEVTVTDTSRILALDIYGTLSQTVFELGLGDSIVGRDVSSSYPEIEDRPLVTQNGHELNAEAILELNPSVLITDTSLGPWNVVLQVRDAGIPVVVVDGDRDFENLASLTQEVADALGVPEQGTQLGARITQEADAVRAQIATIAPQDVTGQLRTIFLYVRGQANVYYMFGKGSGADALVSAVGGYDVSSEIGWDGMKPVNDEGLIKAQPDVVVMMSKGLESVGGVDGLLDQFPALAQTPAGENQRVIAMDDAQILSFGPRTAAVLNALAVAFYAPDSLPAEDRL; encoded by the coding sequence ATGGTCGCCCGCACGTCCCGCCCGCTCCGCACGCTCACCCTCGCCGTCGTGGCCCTGACCCTGACGGCCTGCGGAGCGGTCATCGACGGCAAGGAGGGGCACGGCGCGGACCAGCCCGGGACCACCGTGCCCTCGATCGCCGACGTGACCGCGCTGGACGACCCCCGCAGCTGGCAGGGCGCGGTCGACATCAACCTCCCCGACCCGGAGATCCGGCCCGTCGACGAGGACCCGACCCCCACACTGCCGGCGACCGTGACCGACGCGCAGGGCACCGAGGTGACGGTCACGGACACCAGCCGGATCCTGGCCCTCGACATCTACGGGACCCTGTCGCAGACCGTCTTCGAGCTCGGTCTCGGCGACAGCATCGTGGGCCGGGACGTGTCCTCGTCCTATCCCGAGATCGAGGACCGGCCGCTGGTCACCCAGAACGGCCACGAGCTCAACGCCGAGGCGATCCTCGAGCTGAACCCCAGCGTCCTCATCACCGACACCTCCCTCGGCCCGTGGAACGTCGTGCTGCAGGTCCGCGACGCCGGCATCCCCGTCGTCGTCGTCGACGGGGACCGCGACTTCGAGAACCTCGCCTCGCTCACCCAGGAGGTGGCCGACGCACTCGGCGTCCCGGAGCAGGGCACGCAGCTCGGCGCCCGGATCACGCAGGAGGCCGACGCCGTCCGCGCGCAGATCGCGACCATCGCGCCCCAGGACGTCACGGGCCAGCTGCGCACGATCTTCCTCTACGTCCGGGGCCAAGCCAACGTCTACTACATGTTCGGCAAGGGCTCCGGCGCCGACGCCCTCGTCTCCGCCGTCGGCGGCTACGACGTCAGCAGCGAGATCGGCTGGGACGGCATGAAGCCGGTCAACGACGAGGGCCTGATCAAGGCCCAGCCCGATGTCGTCGTGATGATGAGCAAGGGCCTGGAGTCGGTCGGCGGCGTCGACGGCCTCCTCGACCAGTTCCCGGCGCTGGCCCAGACCCCCGCCGGTGAGAACCAGCGGGTGATCGCCATGGACGACGCGCAGATCCTGAGCTTCGGGCCGCGCACCGCCGCCGTGCTCAACGCGCTCGCCGTCGCGTTCTACGCCCCCGACAGCCTGCCCGCGGAGGACCGGCTGTGA
- a CDS encoding iron ABC transporter permease, whose translation MTATVPGPTMRSEPVGEGAASATAAVDRRRRRRVVLLYAGLGIALVVAALVAGGSGQLAIPINEILGSIAHRLGLDVGPLPSHPRGEYTLWNVRFSRIAMAVIVGGSLAVAGAAMQGVFGNPLAEPSVVGVSSGAAVAAAVAIVFSLRFAGDWSIPVCAFVGGLVTTLLVYALSRSDGRTEVVTLVLTGIAVNAVAGALLALLMFVGDTQARESIVFWQLGSLNGSRWSYVVVVAPLAAIGVAIALACARSLDLLALGERSARHLGVNVERLRIVLIVVVALLTAAAVSFCGIVAFVGLIVPHLVRMVTGPGHRVLLVASFLAGALVLICADTVARTFVAYTDLPLGMLTSLVGGPFFFWLLRRTRRTAGGWA comes from the coding sequence GTGACCGCGACCGTCCCCGGCCCGACGATGCGGTCGGAACCGGTCGGCGAGGGCGCCGCGAGCGCCACGGCCGCCGTCGACCGCCGCCGGCGGCGCCGGGTCGTGCTCCTGTACGCCGGCCTCGGCATCGCGCTCGTCGTCGCCGCGCTGGTCGCCGGCGGGTCGGGCCAGCTGGCCATCCCCATCAACGAGATCCTCGGCTCGATCGCCCACCGCCTGGGCCTCGACGTGGGCCCGCTGCCGAGTCACCCACGGGGCGAGTACACCCTGTGGAACGTCCGGTTCTCCCGGATCGCGATGGCGGTGATCGTCGGCGGCTCGCTGGCGGTCGCCGGTGCCGCGATGCAGGGCGTCTTCGGCAACCCGCTGGCCGAGCCGAGTGTCGTCGGCGTCTCCTCCGGCGCCGCCGTGGCCGCCGCCGTGGCCATCGTCTTCAGCCTGCGCTTCGCGGGCGACTGGTCGATCCCGGTCTGCGCCTTCGTCGGCGGCCTGGTCACGACCCTGCTCGTCTACGCGCTGTCCCGCTCCGACGGCCGCACCGAGGTGGTCACCCTCGTCCTCACCGGCATCGCCGTCAACGCCGTCGCGGGCGCCCTCCTCGCGCTGCTCATGTTCGTGGGCGACACCCAGGCCCGGGAGTCGATCGTCTTCTGGCAGCTCGGCAGCCTCAACGGCAGCCGCTGGTCCTATGTCGTCGTGGTCGCGCCACTGGCCGCGATCGGCGTCGCGATCGCGCTCGCCTGTGCCCGGAGCCTCGACCTGCTGGCCCTCGGGGAGCGCTCCGCCCGGCACCTGGGCGTCAACGTCGAGCGGCTGCGCATCGTGCTCATCGTCGTCGTCGCCCTGCTGACCGCGGCCGCGGTCAGCTTCTGCGGCATCGTCGCGTTCGTCGGCCTGATCGTGCCCCACCTGGTGCGGATGGTGACCGGCCCGGGCCATCGGGTCCTGCTCGTCGCCTCCTTCCTCGCCGGGGCGCTGGTGCTGATCTGCGCCGACACCGTGGCCCGGACCTTCGTCGCCTACACCGACCTCCCGCTCGGCATGCTGACCTCGCTGGTCGGCGGGCCGTTCTTCTTCTGGCTGCTGCGCCGCACCCGTCGTACGGCGGGGGGCTGGGCATGA